A single genomic interval of Thermotoga sp. harbors:
- a CDS encoding TIGR03960 family B12-binding radical SAM protein has product MILKFLNEILPWVKKPSRYIGKEMNSIVKDPKGVSLRIALVFPDTYEIGTSNYGLEILYHILNSQPDVWAERSYLPWVDMIEKMKEKDIPLYTMESYTPLYQMNAIGISLEYELSYTNVAEVLKLSKIPLFFWERKKDPIVLGGGPCSSNPEPVYGFFDAILVGDGEEAILEIAKVLKETKGENRETIWKELAKIEGVYVPAFYEQRGKKIVPISNEFPGSIKRRIVKDLNAQPVPVRKILPNVESVHDRAVIEVARGCTRGCRFCHASIFYRPVRERSLENILKNSEEMLRNTGYEEISLLSLSTMDHSQIEEVVEELLNRFSKKKIAISIPSTRMDRFGVEIASKIASVRKTGLTFAPEAATQRLRNIINKNIEEQDIFSTLEAAKKSGWRRVKLYFMVGLPGETEEDLKELVNLLRRIKKIGFKEVSASVAVFVPKPHTPFQFARQITPEEADERFKILTRAKKSAKISYHDARMSLLEGIFSRGDRKLLDLIVKANELGALFDEWSEMFDFNVWERAFERTGIDPAEYLRERALEEELPWDHIDMGVTKEFLRKEYQRALRGEVTEDCRWKECYLCGVCPRFKVRNILFGGDDE; this is encoded by the coding sequence ATGATTCTGAAATTCCTGAACGAGATTCTCCCCTGGGTCAAAAAACCGAGTAGGTACATAGGGAAAGAGATGAACAGCATCGTGAAAGATCCGAAAGGAGTCTCACTTCGGATCGCTCTTGTGTTCCCTGATACCTACGAGATAGGTACATCGAATTACGGCCTCGAGATACTGTACCACATCCTGAACAGCCAGCCTGACGTTTGGGCAGAGAGAAGCTATCTTCCGTGGGTTGACATGATAGAGAAGATGAAAGAGAAAGATATTCCACTCTACACCATGGAGTCCTACACACCGCTCTATCAGATGAACGCCATCGGGATTTCTCTGGAGTACGAGCTTTCCTACACCAACGTTGCTGAAGTGCTGAAACTTTCGAAGATCCCCCTATTTTTCTGGGAAAGAAAGAAAGACCCCATCGTTCTGGGTGGAGGGCCCTGTTCCTCTAACCCGGAGCCTGTCTACGGTTTCTTCGATGCGATTCTCGTGGGTGACGGTGAAGAGGCCATCCTCGAAATAGCGAAGGTGTTGAAGGAGACAAAGGGAGAAAACAGAGAAACCATCTGGAAAGAGCTTGCAAAGATCGAAGGGGTGTACGTTCCTGCTTTTTACGAGCAACGAGGAAAAAAGATAGTTCCCATATCGAACGAGTTTCCAGGATCGATAAAAAGAAGAATTGTGAAAGACCTGAACGCTCAGCCGGTTCCTGTGAGAAAGATCCTTCCAAACGTGGAGTCTGTTCACGACAGGGCGGTTATAGAAGTTGCCCGCGGGTGCACGAGAGGATGCAGGTTCTGTCATGCCAGCATTTTCTACAGACCGGTCCGGGAAAGATCCCTTGAGAACATCCTGAAAAACTCCGAAGAAATGCTGAGAAACACCGGATACGAGGAGATCTCACTTCTTTCGCTTTCAACAATGGACCACTCGCAAATTGAGGAGGTCGTAGAAGAACTTCTGAATAGATTTTCCAAAAAAAAGATCGCCATTTCTATTCCATCGACGAGGATGGACAGGTTCGGCGTAGAGATCGCCTCCAAGATCGCTTCGGTAAGAAAAACAGGGCTCACGTTCGCACCCGAAGCTGCCACACAGCGTCTGAGAAACATTATAAACAAGAACATAGAAGAACAGGATATTTTCTCAACGCTCGAGGCTGCCAAAAAGTCAGGATGGAGACGGGTGAAACTCTACTTCATGGTCGGTCTTCCCGGTGAAACGGAAGAGGATCTGAAAGAACTGGTCAACCTTCTGAGGAGGATCAAAAAGATTGGATTCAAAGAAGTTTCCGCATCCGTGGCTGTCTTTGTTCCAAAACCACACACACCGTTTCAATTTGCCCGGCAAATCACCCCAGAAGAGGCAGATGAAAGATTCAAAATCCTCACCCGGGCAAAAAAGTCCGCAAAGATCTCATACCACGATGCGAGGATGAGCCTTCTGGAGGGAATTTTTTCAAGGGGCGACAGAAAACTCTTGGACCTCATAGTGAAGGCTAACGAGCTCGGTGCACTGTTCGACGAGTGGAGCGAGATGTTTGATTTCAACGTGTGGGAAAGAGCTTTCGAGCGGACAGGGATAGATCCTGCGGAGTACCTGAGAGAGAGAGCTTTGGAAGAGGAACTGCCCTGGGATCACATAGATATGGGTGTCACAAAAGAGTTTTTGAGAAAAGAATACCAGAGAGCGCTCAGAGGGGAGGTCACAGAGGATTGCAGATGGAAAGAATGCTATCTCTGTGGAGTTTGTCCCAGATTCAAAGTGCGAAATATTCTCTTCGGAGGTGATGATGAATGA